From Triticum urartu cultivar G1812 chromosome 2, Tu2.1, whole genome shotgun sequence, a single genomic window includes:
- the LOC125533857 gene encoding uncharacterized protein LOC125533857: MWRAAAARKKRPGPWIYRRGLLLRLPGRAAASPSGDSDKPARDEERTTTVTCRRHNLDLAWDEDAPHKIRRSSRLSSSMDGDDRHPTLELDSEIVRPDHHDSPHNKV; the protein is encoded by the exons ATGTGGCGAGCAGCTGCTGCTCGCAAGAAACGACCAGGGCCATGGATCTACCGCAGGGGCCTTCTACTCCGTCTCCCAGGCCGCGCAGCTGCCTCGCCATCCGGAGATTCGGATAAGCCAGCGCGGGACGAGGAAAGGACGACCACCGTGACTTGTAGGAGGCACAACCTCGACCTTGCTTGGGACGAAGACGCCCCACACAAG ATCAGAAGGAGCTCTCGTCTCTCCAGTTCCATGGACGGTGACGACCGGCACCCCACGCTCGAGCTCGACAGCGAGATCGTCCGCCCCGACCACCATGATTCCCCACACAACAAG GTATGA